One segment of Thermus hydrothermalis DNA contains the following:
- the groL gene encoding chaperonin GroEL (60 kDa chaperone family; promotes refolding of misfolded polypeptides especially under stressful conditions; forms two stacked rings of heptamers to form a barrel-shaped 14mer; ends can be capped by GroES; misfolded proteins enter the barrel where they are refolded when GroES binds): MAKILVFDEAARRALERGVNAVADAVKVTLGPRGRNVVLEKKFGSPTITKDGVTVAKEIELENHLENIGAQLLKEVASKTNDVAGDGTTTATVLAQAIVREGLKNVAAGANPLALKRGIEKAVEAAVEKIRSLAIPVEDRKAIEEVATISANDPDVGKLIADAMEKVGKEGIITVEESKSLETELKFVEGYQFDKGYISPYFITSPDTMEAVLEDAFILIVEKKVSNVRELLPILEQVAQTGKPLLLIAEDVEGEALATLVVNKLRGTLNVAAVKAPGFGDRRKEMLKDIAAVTGGTVISEELGFKLENATLSMLGRAERVRITKDETTIVGGKGKKEDIEARINAIKKELETTDSEYAKEKLQERLAKLAGGVAVIRVGAATETELKEKKHRFEDALSATRAAVEEGIVPGGGVTLLRAISAVDELLKGLEGDEATGAKIVRRALEEPARQIAENAGYEGSVIVQKILSETKNLRYGFNAATGEFVDMVEAGIVDPAKVTRSALQNAASIGALILTTEAVVAEKPEKKESTPASAGAGDMDF, from the coding sequence ATGGCGAAGATCCTGGTGTTTGACGAGGCGGCCCGCCGGGCGCTGGAGCGCGGCGTGAACGCCGTGGCCGATGCGGTGAAGGTGACCCTTGGCCCTCGGGGCCGGAACGTGGTCCTGGAGAAGAAGTTCGGCTCCCCCACCATCACCAAGGACGGGGTGACGGTGGCCAAGGAGATTGAGCTGGAGAACCACCTGGAGAACATCGGGGCCCAGCTCCTCAAGGAGGTGGCCTCCAAAACCAACGACGTGGCGGGCGACGGCACCACCACCGCCACCGTCTTGGCCCAGGCCATCGTGCGGGAGGGCCTGAAGAACGTGGCCGCCGGGGCCAACCCCTTGGCCCTCAAGCGGGGCATTGAGAAGGCGGTGGAGGCCGCCGTGGAGAAGATCCGCTCCCTGGCCATCCCCGTGGAGGACCGCAAGGCCATTGAGGAGGTGGCCACCATCTCCGCCAACGACCCGGACGTCGGCAAGCTCATCGCCGACGCCATGGAGAAGGTGGGGAAGGAGGGCATCATCACCGTTGAGGAGTCCAAGAGCCTGGAGACCGAGCTGAAGTTCGTGGAGGGGTACCAGTTTGACAAGGGGTACATCTCCCCCTACTTCATCACCAGCCCCGACACCATGGAGGCCGTCCTGGAGGACGCCTTCATCCTCATCGTGGAGAAGAAGGTCTCCAACGTCCGCGAACTCCTCCCCATCCTGGAGCAGGTGGCCCAGACCGGTAAGCCCCTCCTCCTCATCGCCGAGGACGTGGAGGGTGAGGCCCTCGCCACCCTGGTGGTGAACAAGCTCCGGGGCACCCTGAACGTGGCCGCGGTGAAGGCCCCGGGCTTCGGCGACCGCCGCAAGGAGATGCTCAAGGACATCGCCGCCGTCACCGGTGGCACCGTCATCTCCGAGGAGCTCGGCTTCAAGCTGGAGAACGCCACCCTCTCCATGCTGGGCCGGGCCGAGCGGGTGCGCATCACCAAGGACGAGACCACCATCGTGGGCGGCAAGGGCAAGAAGGAGGACATTGAGGCCCGGATCAACGCCATCAAGAAGGAGCTGGAGACCACCGACAGCGAGTACGCCAAGGAGAAGCTCCAGGAGCGCCTGGCCAAGCTGGCGGGCGGCGTGGCGGTGATCCGGGTGGGGGCCGCCACCGAGACCGAGCTCAAGGAGAAGAAGCACCGCTTTGAGGACGCCCTCTCCGCCACCCGGGCGGCGGTGGAGGAGGGCATCGTGCCGGGCGGCGGCGTGACCCTTCTCCGGGCCATCAGCGCCGTGGACGAGCTCCTGAAGGGCCTCGAGGGCGATGAGGCCACCGGGGCCAAGATCGTGCGCCGGGCCCTGGAGGAGCCCGCCCGCCAGATCGCCGAGAACGCCGGCTACGAGGGCTCCGTCATCGTCCAGAAGATCCTCTCCGAGACCAAGAACCTCCGCTACGGCTTCAACGCCGCCACCGGGGAGTTCGTGGACATGGTGGAGGCGGGCATCGTGGACCCCGCCAAGGTGACCCGCTCCGCCCTGCAGAACGCCGCCTCCATCGGCGCCCTCATCCTCACCACCGAGGCGGTGGTGGCCGAGAAGCCCGAGAAGAAGGAGTCCACCCCCGCCTCCGCGGGCGCCGGGGACATGGACTTCTAG
- the dnaE gene encoding DNA polymerase III subunit alpha: MGRRLRFAHLHQHTQYSLLDGAAKLSDLLKWVKEVSPEDPALAITDHGNLFGAVEFYKKATEMGVKPIIGYEAYVAAESRHDRKRGKGLDGGYFHLTLLAKDFKGYQNLVRLASRAYLEGFYEKPRIDREILREHAEGLIALSGCLGAEIPQFILQDRLDLAEARLNEYLSIFGDRFFIEIQNHGLPEQKKVNEVLKEFARKYGLGLVATNDGHYVRKEDARAHEVLLAIQSKSTLDDPERWRFPCDEFYVKTPEEMRAMLPEAEWGDELFDNTVEIARMCNVDLPIGDKMVYRIPRFPLPEGRTEAQYLMELTLKGLLDRYPDRITPEFYREVFRRLGKIPPHGDGQALAEALAQVEKEAWEKLLAGFPPLEGVREWTAEAILHRALYELGVIERMGFPGYFLIVQEYINWAKKHGISVGPGRGSAAGSLVAYAVGITNIDPLRFGLLFERFLNPERVSMPDIDTDFSDRKRDMVIQHVRERYGADRVAQIGTFGSLASKAALKDVARVYGIPHKKAEELAKLIPVQFGKPKPLAEAVQVVPELKAEMEKDPKIREVIEVAMRLEGLNRHASVHAAGVVIAAEPLTDLVPLMRDQEGRPVTQYDMGAVEALGLLKMDFLGLRTLTFLEEAKRIVRESKGVELDYDALPLDDPKTFELLARGETKGVFQLESGGMTNTVRGLKPRRIEDIIALVSLYRPGPMEHIPTYIRRHHGQEPVRYAEFPHAEKYLRPILDETYGIPVYQEQIMQIASAVAGYSLGEADLLRRAMGKKKLEEMQKHRERFVRGAKERGVPEEEANRLFDMLEAFANYGFNKCLPARAQVVDYRTGKLVSVGAIVRGEARGVWVASLDEETLRLVPRPVVAAFSSGRAQVFRLRTATGRVLEATANHPLYTPEGWRPLGALKPGDFVALPRHLPYLPSTSLKPHELDLLGFALAEGNLRHPSGFYLYTSSEEELCAMLTALEAFANTRAKVAWRRGVAHVYVGREDRRRPAEAVEFLARLGLLGLSAREKRLPEEVYGLPPGEVARFLGRLWVGDGGIDKKGRLIHYATASEALARGVQHLLLRLGLQSRLVAKEFPYREGRKGWVVYLLGGLEAARRFALWVGPYLVGKRARDLEELLSAWEEGGRSTKDVLPLAFLPLVREAVAQASPQGVGAFLAKGGLAQGLLRPGKGRRGLSQATLKRLATLTESLALWRLAAAEIYWDRVEALEALGEEEVFDLTVEGTHTFVAQDVIVHNSHAAAYSLLSYQTAYVKAHYPVEFMAALLSVERGDSDKVAEYIRDARAMGIPVLPPDINRSGFDFKVVGEEILFGLSAVKNVGDAAAEAILKERERGGPFKSLGDFLKRLDEKVVNKRTLESLIKAGAFDAFGDRARLLASLEPLLRWAAESRERARSGMLGLFAEVEEPPLAEAEPLDEITRLRYEKEALGIYVSGHPVLRYPGLREAASCALEELEPFTRGLPPRSKVLLAGMVEEVVRKPTKSGGMMARFTLSDETGALEVVAFGRAYEGVSPKLKEDMPLLVLAEVEREEGGLRVIAQAVWTHEEVAEAPKALEVEVDHALLDEKGITHLKSLLDEHPGTLPLYVKVQGPFGEALFALREARVAEEALRALEAEGFRAYLVPDREVFLQGNGGNGAKEEAVPF; encoded by the coding sequence ATGGGCCGCAGACTCCGGTTCGCCCACCTACACCAGCACACCCAGTATTCCCTCCTGGACGGGGCGGCCAAGCTTTCCGACCTCCTTAAGTGGGTCAAGGAGGTCTCCCCCGAGGACCCCGCTTTGGCCATCACCGACCACGGGAACCTCTTCGGCGCGGTGGAGTTCTACAAGAAGGCCACGGAAATGGGCGTGAAGCCCATCATCGGGTACGAGGCCTACGTGGCGGCGGAAAGCCGCCACGACCGCAAGCGGGGCAAGGGCCTGGACGGGGGGTACTTCCACCTCACCCTCCTCGCCAAGGACTTCAAGGGCTACCAGAACCTGGTGCGCCTGGCGAGCCGGGCCTACCTGGAGGGCTTTTACGAGAAACCCCGCATTGACCGGGAGATCCTTAGGGAGCACGCCGAAGGCCTCATCGCCCTTTCCGGGTGCCTGGGGGCGGAGATCCCCCAGTTCATCCTCCAGGACCGCCTGGACCTGGCGGAGGCCCGGCTCAACGAGTACCTTTCCATCTTCGGCGACCGCTTCTTCATTGAGATTCAAAACCACGGCCTTCCCGAGCAGAAGAAGGTCAACGAGGTCCTCAAGGAGTTCGCCCGCAAGTACGGCCTGGGCCTGGTGGCCACCAACGACGGCCACTACGTGCGGAAGGAGGATGCCCGGGCCCACGAGGTGCTCCTGGCCATCCAGTCCAAGAGCACCCTGGACGACCCCGAACGCTGGCGCTTCCCCTGCGACGAGTTTTACGTGAAGACCCCCGAGGAGATGCGGGCCATGCTCCCCGAGGCGGAGTGGGGGGACGAGCTCTTTGATAACACGGTGGAGATCGCCCGCATGTGCAACGTGGACCTCCCCATCGGGGACAAGATGGTCTACCGCATCCCCCGCTTCCCCCTCCCCGAGGGCCGCACGGAGGCCCAGTACCTCATGGAGCTCACCCTAAAGGGCCTCCTGGACCGCTACCCCGACCGCATCACCCCGGAGTTTTACCGGGAGGTCTTCCGCCGCCTGGGGAAGATCCCCCCCCACGGGGACGGGCAGGCCCTGGCCGAGGCCTTGGCCCAGGTGGAGAAGGAGGCTTGGGAAAAGCTCCTGGCCGGGTTTCCCCCTCTGGAGGGCGTGCGGGAGTGGACGGCGGAGGCCATCCTCCACCGGGCCCTCTATGAGCTCGGCGTCATTGAGCGCATGGGCTTCCCCGGGTACTTCCTCATCGTCCAGGAGTACATCAACTGGGCCAAGAAGCATGGCATTTCCGTGGGCCCCGGGCGGGGTTCGGCGGCGGGGAGCCTCGTGGCCTACGCCGTCGGCATCACCAACATTGACCCCTTGCGCTTTGGCCTTCTCTTTGAGCGCTTCCTAAACCCCGAGCGGGTGTCCATGCCGGACATAGACACGGACTTTTCCGACCGCAAGCGGGACATGGTCATCCAGCACGTGCGGGAGCGCTACGGAGCGGATAGGGTAGCCCAGATCGGCACCTTCGGGAGCCTGGCCTCCAAGGCGGCCCTGAAGGACGTGGCCCGGGTCTACGGCATCCCCCACAAGAAGGCGGAGGAGCTGGCCAAGCTCATCCCCGTGCAGTTCGGCAAGCCCAAGCCCTTGGCCGAGGCTGTCCAGGTGGTGCCGGAGCTCAAGGCGGAGATGGAAAAGGACCCCAAGATACGGGAGGTGATAGAGGTGGCCATGCGCCTCGAGGGCCTCAACCGCCACGCCTCCGTGCACGCCGCCGGGGTGGTGATCGCCGCCGAGCCCCTCACCGACCTGGTGCCCCTCATGCGAGACCAGGAGGGCCGCCCCGTGACCCAGTACGACATGGGGGCGGTGGAGGCCTTGGGCCTTTTGAAAATGGACTTCCTGGGCCTCCGCACCCTCACCTTCTTGGAGGAGGCCAAGCGGATCGTCCGGGAGTCCAAGGGGGTGGAGCTGGACTACGATGCGCTTCCCCTGGACGACCCCAAGACCTTTGAGCTCCTTGCCCGGGGGGAGACCAAGGGGGTTTTCCAGTTGGAGTCTGGGGGCATGACCAACACGGTGCGGGGGCTTAAGCCCAGGCGGATTGAGGACATCATCGCCCTGGTGTCCCTCTACCGCCCCGGCCCCATGGAGCACATCCCCACCTACATCCGGCGCCACCACGGCCAAGAACCCGTGCGCTACGCCGAGTTTCCCCATGCGGAGAAGTACCTAAGGCCCATCCTGGACGAGACCTACGGCATCCCCGTCTACCAGGAGCAGATCATGCAGATCGCCTCCGCGGTGGCCGGGTACTCCTTGGGGGAGGCGGACCTTCTGAGGAGGGCCATGGGCAAAAAGAAGCTGGAGGAAATGCAAAAACACCGGGAGCGCTTCGTCCGGGGGGCCAAGGAGCGGGGGGTGCCGGAGGAGGAGGCCAACCGGCTTTTTGACATGCTGGAGGCCTTCGCCAACTATGGCTTTAATAAGTGCCTCCCCGCGCGGGCGCAGGTGGTGGACTACCGCACGGGAAAGCTGGTTTCCGTGGGGGCCATCGTTCGGGGCGAGGCAAGGGGGGTGTGGGTGGCCTCCCTGGACGAGGAGACCCTCCGCTTGGTGCCCCGGCCCGTGGTGGCGGCCTTTTCTAGCGGCCGGGCCCAGGTCTTCCGCCTGCGCACCGCCACGGGGCGGGTTCTCGAGGCCACCGCCAACCACCCCCTTTACACCCCCGAGGGCTGGCGTCCCTTGGGAGCGCTCAAGCCCGGGGACTTCGTGGCCCTGCCCCGCCACCTGCCCTACCTCCCTTCCACGAGCCTCAAGCCCCACGAGCTAGACCTCCTGGGGTTCGCCCTCGCCGAGGGTAACCTGCGCCACCCTTCGGGGTTTTACCTCTATACCTCCTCGGAGGAGGAGCTCTGCGCTATGCTGACGGCCCTAGAGGCCTTCGCCAACACCCGGGCCAAGGTGGCCTGGCGGCGGGGGGTGGCCCACGTTTACGTGGGGCGGGAGGACCGGAGGCGCCCGGCGGAGGCCGTGGAGTTTTTGGCGAGGCTGGGCCTTCTCGGCCTTTCCGCTCGGGAAAAGCGCCTTCCCGAGGAGGTCTATGGGCTTCCCCCAGGGGAGGTGGCCCGCTTCCTGGGCCGGCTTTGGGTCGGGGATGGGGGGATAGACAAGAAAGGGCGGCTCATCCACTACGCCACCGCCTCGGAGGCTTTGGCCCGTGGGGTGCAGCACCTTCTCTTGCGCCTGGGTTTGCAGAGCCGGTTGGTGGCCAAGGAGTTTCCTTACCGGGAGGGGCGCAAGGGGTGGGTGGTCTACCTGCTGGGGGGCCTCGAGGCCGCCCGCCGCTTCGCCCTTTGGGTGGGGCCCTACCTGGTGGGCAAGCGGGCCCGGGACCTGGAGGAACTCCTCTCCGCTTGGGAGGAGGGCGGGCGGAGCACGAAGGACGTCCTTCCCCTCGCCTTCTTGCCCCTGGTGCGGGAGGCGGTGGCGCAGGCTTCCCCACAGGGTGTGGGGGCCTTTCTGGCGAAAGGGGGCTTGGCCCAAGGACTCCTGCGCCCGGGTAAGGGGCGGAGGGGCCTATCCCAGGCCACGCTCAAGCGCCTGGCCACCCTCACGGAAAGCCTTGCCCTTTGGCGCCTGGCTGCGGCCGAGATCTACTGGGACCGGGTGGAGGCCTTGGAGGCTTTGGGCGAGGAGGAGGTGTTTGACCTCACGGTGGAGGGCACCCACACCTTCGTGGCCCAGGACGTCATCGTCCACAACTCCCACGCCGCCGCCTATAGCCTCCTCTCCTACCAGACCGCCTACGTGAAGGCCCACTACCCCGTGGAGTTCATGGCCGCCCTCCTCAGCGTGGAACGGGGTGACTCGGACAAGGTGGCGGAGTACATCCGGGATGCCCGGGCCATGGGCATCCCCGTCCTGCCCCCGGACATCAACCGCTCGGGCTTTGACTTCAAGGTGGTGGGGGAGGAGATCCTCTTCGGCCTCTCGGCGGTGAAGAACGTGGGGGACGCTGCGGCGGAAGCCATCCTGAAGGAAAGGGAGCGGGGAGGGCCCTTTAAGAGCCTGGGGGACTTCCTGAAGCGCCTGGACGAAAAGGTGGTGAACAAGCGCACCCTCGAGTCCCTCATCAAGGCGGGGGCCTTTGACGCCTTTGGGGACCGGGCGCGCCTCCTCGCCTCCCTGGAGCCCCTCCTGCGCTGGGCGGCGGAAAGCCGGGAGCGGGCCCGCTCGGGGATGCTGGGCCTCTTCGCCGAGGTGGAAGAGCCCCCCTTGGCGGAGGCCGAGCCCTTGGACGAGATCACCAGGCTCCGTTACGAGAAGGAGGCCTTGGGCATCTACGTGTCCGGCCACCCCGTGCTCCGCTACCCGGGGCTTAGGGAGGCGGCAAGCTGCGCCTTGGAGGAGCTAGAGCCCTTCACCCGGGGGCTTCCCCCGAGGTCCAAGGTGCTCCTTGCGGGCATGGTGGAGGAGGTGGTGCGCAAGCCCACCAAAAGCGGGGGGATGATGGCCCGCTTCACCCTTTCCGACGAGACCGGGGCCTTGGAGGTGGTGGCCTTCGGCCGGGCCTACGAGGGGGTTTCCCCCAAGCTCAAAGAGGATATGCCCCTCTTGGTCCTGGCGGAGGTGGAGCGGGAGGAGGGGGGGCTTAGGGTCATCGCCCAGGCGGTCTGGACCCACGAGGAGGTGGCGGAGGCCCCCAAGGCCTTGGAGGTGGAGGTGGACCACGCCCTTCTGGACGAGAAGGGGATTACCCACCTCAAGAGCCTTTTGGACGAGCACCCGGGGACCCTTCCCCTCTACGTGAAGGTCCAGGGGCCCTTTGGCGAGGCCCTTTTCGCCCTCCGGGAGGCCCGGGTGGCGGAGGAGGCCCTTAGGGCCCTCGAGGCCGAGGGCTTCCGCGCCTATTTGGTGCCCGACCGGGAGGTCTTCCTCCAGGGGAACGGGGGGAACGGGGCCAAGGAGGAGGCGGTGCCCTTCTAA
- a CDS encoding 5-formyltetrahydrofolate cyclo-ligase, translating to MTLGELREEVWNALARYGLALHPTPPHGHHPNFLGAKKAAERLLRTPEFLGARRILAGMDAVLKPLREEALRQGKDLLLPHPDRPGKFLLLKDLDPRRLKRVREAYRYGVPVALEAQAIDLVLIGAVAVDEEGGWVGKGYGFPQAWLKLEAPFATLAHPVMVYPKLPVPPERRVDLIATPQRLIRP from the coding sequence ATGACCTTGGGGGAGCTGCGGGAAGAAGTCTGGAACGCCCTCGCCCGCTACGGGCTTGCCCTCCACCCCACCCCGCCCCACGGCCACCACCCCAACTTCCTGGGGGCCAAAAAGGCAGCGGAGCGCCTCCTAAGGACCCCGGAGTTCCTGGGAGCGCGGCGGATCCTCGCGGGCATGGACGCCGTGCTCAAACCCTTGAGGGAGGAGGCCTTGCGCCAAGGGAAAGACCTCCTCCTCCCTCATCCGGACCGGCCGGGGAAGTTTTTGCTCCTGAAGGACCTGGACCCCAGGCGGCTCAAGCGGGTGCGGGAGGCCTACCGCTACGGGGTGCCCGTGGCCCTCGAGGCCCAGGCCATAGACCTCGTCCTCATCGGGGCGGTGGCGGTGGACGAAGAGGGGGGTTGGGTGGGGAAGGGCTACGGCTTTCCCCAAGCCTGGCTCAAGCTGGAGGCCCCCTTCGCCACCCTGGCCCACCCGGTGATGGTCTACCCCAAGCTCCCCGTTCCCCCCGAGCGCCGGGTGGACCTCATCGCCACGCCCCAGCGGCTCATCCGGCCCTAA
- the groES gene encoding co-chaperone GroES: MAAEVKTVIKPLGDRVVVKRIEEEPKTKGGIVLPDTAKEKPQKGKVIAVGSGRILDNGQKVPLEVKEGDIVVFAKYGGTEVEIDGEEYVILSERDLLAVLQ, translated from the coding sequence ATGGCTGCGGAGGTGAAGACCGTGATCAAACCCCTAGGCGACCGGGTTGTGGTGAAGCGGATTGAGGAAGAGCCCAAGACCAAGGGCGGCATCGTGCTTCCCGATACCGCTAAGGAGAAGCCCCAAAAGGGCAAGGTGATCGCCGTGGGCTCGGGCCGCATCTTGGACAACGGCCAGAAGGTGCCCCTCGAGGTCAAGGAGGGGGACATCGTGGTCTTTGCCAAGTACGGCGGCACCGAGGTTGAGATTGACGGCGAGGAGTACGTGATCCTCTCCGAGCGCGACCTTTTGGCGGTCCTGCAGTAA